One genomic region from Ovis canadensis isolate MfBH-ARS-UI-01 breed Bighorn chromosome 24, ARS-UI_OviCan_v2, whole genome shotgun sequence encodes:
- the LAT2 gene encoding linker for activation of T-cells family member 2 isoform X4, with the protein MSKVRPRDPEIQEEERPGVDMSTDTELLWPGAALLLLLGAVAGLCVRCSRPGAKKSEKIYEQRSLGQGGLARGHGLQHGVDKEGQAAAVLAQPRGFFIPQVPVLQQRKQTQIRGILHVSGLLWALATSAPPSASFRENRLLPWKPVGPGRLPAAPWSLRRPWLRGNEAGAGTQPCSGAGPSGVGGAT; encoded by the exons atgagcaaagtgAGGCCAAGAGACCCTGAGATACAG GAAGAAGAGCGTCCCGGAGTGGACATGAGCACGGACACAGAACTGCTGTGGCCGGGGgcggctctgctgctgctgctgggggcaGTGGCCGGCCTGTGTGTGCGCTGTTCCCGCCCAG GTGCAAAGAAGTCTGAGAAAATCTATGAGCAGAGGAGTCT tggtcagggaggcctggcccggGGACACGGCCTCCAACATGGAGTTGACAAG GAAGGACAAGCTGCTGCGGTTCTCGCCCAGCCTCGAGG ATTCTTCATCCCCCAGGTACCAGTACTTCAGCAAAG GAAGCAGACCCAGATCAGAGGAATCCTACATGTGAGCGGCCTTCTGTGGGCCCTGGCCACCTCCGCCCCGCCCTCAGCTTCCTTCCGCGAGAACCGCCTCCTGCCCTGGAAACCCGTGGGCCCGGGCAGGCTCCCTGCAGCACCGTGGTCCCTCAGAAGACCTTGGCTTCGTGGGAACGAGGCCGGGGCAGGGACGCAGCCCTGCTCGGGGGCGGGGCCGTCTGGAGTGGGCGGGGCCACCTGA